Proteins encoded in a region of the Populus nigra chromosome 3, ddPopNigr1.1, whole genome shotgun sequence genome:
- the LOC133690336 gene encoding xyloglucan endotransglucosylase protein 7-like, with amino-acid sequence MKAGLLVSLIVNFLVVASAGSFYNDFYFNWGHDHGKVYDNGNSLSLILDKNSGSGFQSKKEYLFGKIDIQLKLVHGNSAGTVTTFYLSSLGPYHDEIDFEFLGNTSGQPYTLHTNVFSQGKGNREQQFYLWFDPTADFHTYSILWNPQRIIFSVDGIAIREFKNLESIGVPFPKNQPMRIYSSLWEADDWATCGGRVKTDWTKAPFVASFRNFNVNACAWSYGASSCKSKSGFADSISNSWIWEELDVGRKGQMKWVRDNYMTYDYCKDSKRFPHGLPRECYVTNFP; translated from the exons ATGAAAGCAGGGCTGCTAGTCTCTCTGATAGTAAACTTTCTGGTGGTTGCTTCTGCCGGCAGCTTCtacaatgatttttatttcaactGGGGACATGACCACGGTAAGGTATACGACAATGGCAATAGTCTGAGCCTCATCCTTGACAAAAATTCTGGATCAGGGTTTCAATCCAAGAAAGAGTATTTATTTGGTAAGATTGATATCCAGCTCAAGCTTGTCCATGGCAATTCGGCCGGCACTGTCACAACATTTTAT CTATCCTCTCTAGGGCCATACCACGATGAGATAGACTTCGAATTCTTGGGAAATACAAGTGGTCAGCCATACACTCTTCACACTAATGTGTTCAGCCAAGGCAAAGGTAACAGAGAGCAGCAATTCTATCTTTGGTTTGACCCCACTGCTGATTTCCACACGTATTCTATCCTTTGGAATCCACAACGCATAAT TTTTTCAGTTGATGGCATTGCAATTAGAGAATTCAAGAACTTAGAATCCATTGGCGTTCCATTCCCTAAGAACCAACCAATGAGGATTTACTCCAGTCTTTGGGAAGCTGATGACTGGGCAACATGTGGTGGAAGAGTTAAGACAGATTGGACAAAAGCACCCTTCGTTGCTTCGTTTAGGAACTTCAACGTCAATGCCTGTGCTTGGTCTTACGGAGCATCTTCTTGTAAATCAAAATCTGGCTTTGCTGACTCCATCAGCAACTCATGGATCTGGGAAGAGCTCGATGTCGGACGCAAAGGCCAGATGAAATGGGTGCGGGACAATTACATGACCTATGACTATTGCAAAGATTCCAAGCGATTCCCACACGGCCTCCCTCGTGAGTGCTATGTCACCAACTTTCCCTGA